From the Xyrauchen texanus isolate HMW12.3.18 chromosome 37, RBS_HiC_50CHRs, whole genome shotgun sequence genome, one window contains:
- the ubl4a gene encoding ubiquitin-like protein 4A codes for MILTVKPLQGKECNVQVTENEKVSTVKELVSERLNIPPSQQRLLYKGKALADEHRLSDYSIGPEAKLNLVVRPAGERSGGAVGASGSSNNEKSASGVWQLLSTVLAKHFSPADAAKVQEQLTKDYERSLRQLSLDDIERMASRLLHPETEVMDTSYMD; via the exons ATGATTCTTACTGTAAAGCCACTTCAAGGGAAAGAGTGTAATGTTCAG GTGACAGAAAATGAAAAGGTATCGACGGTAAAAGAACTGGTATCAGAACGTTTAAACATCCCACCAAGTCAACAGAGACTGCTGTATAAAGGAAAAGCTCTTGCAG ATGAACACAGATTGAGTGATTACTCCATTGGACCAGAGGCCAAGCTGAATCTAGTTGTGCGGCCAGCAGGAGAGAGGAGTGGAGGTGCAGTGGGAGCCAGTGGCAGTAGTAATAATGAAAAATCTGCCAGTGGTGTATGGCAATTATTGTCAACCGTCCTGGCCAAACACTTCAGCCCGGCCGATGCTGCTAAAGTGCAGGAACAACTCACTAAG GATTACGAACGCTCTCTCAGACAGCTCAGTCTAGATGATATAGAGCGTATGGCCAGCCGTCTGCTGCATCCGGAGACGGAGGTCATGGATACTTCATATATGGACTGA
- the LOC127631203 gene encoding ras-related protein rab7-like gives MASRKKVLLKVIILGDSGVGKTSLMNQYVNNKFSNQYKATIGADFLTKEVMVDDRLVTMQIWDTAGQERFQSLGVAFYRGADCCVLVYDVTAPTTFKTLESWRDEFLIQASPRDPENFPFVVLGNKIDLENRQVTTKRAQAWCQSKNSIPYFETSAKEAINVDQAFQTIARNALKQESEVETYDFPDQIKLRDDRPASTSDGCSC, from the exons ATGGCTTCTCGGAAGAAGGTACTGCTTAAAGTGATCATCCTGGGGGATTCAGG AGTCGGGAAGACCTCTTTGATGAACCAGTATGTGAATAATAAGTTTAGTAATCAATATAAGGCCACTATTGGAGCTGATTTCCTCACCAAAGAGGTGATGGTGGACGACAGACTTGTCACTATGCAG ATTTGGGACACAGCTGGTCAAGAGCGATTTCAGTCTCTGGGTGTGGCTTTCTACAGAGGGGCGGACTGTTGCGTACTGGTCTATGACGTCACAGCACCAACTACGTTTAAGACTCTGGAAAGCTGGAGGGATGAGTTTCTCATTCAGGCCAGTCCACGTGACCCAGAAAACTTCCCTTTTGTTGTGCTAGGCAACAAAATTGACTTGGAGAACCGACAG GTTACAACAAAGCGGGCTCAAGCGTGGTGTCAGAGTAAGAATAGTATCCCCTATTTTGAGACCAGTGCCAAAGAAGCCATTAACGTGGACCAGGCCTTCCAAACTATAGCTCGCAATGCACTTAAACAG GAGTCCGAAGTGGAGACGTATGATTTTCCGGATCAGATTAAACTAAGAGATGACAGACCTGCCTCCACTAGTGATGGCTGCAGCTGCTGA